GATTTCTTGCGCAAGCATGCCGTTCTGCCTGACGACCGGATCGCGGCCGTGCAGACCGGAGGCTGTCCGCACACCGCGATCCGCGATGACATCACCGCGAACCTGGATGCGATCGACGACCTGATCGCCGCCCACGACCGGCTGGATCTGATCCTGGTCGAGTCGGGCGGCGACAACCTCACCGCCACCTTCTCGTCGGGCCTGGTGGATGTCCAGATCTTCGTCATCGACGTGGCCGGCGGCGACAAGGTGCCCCGCAAGGGTGGGCCCGGGGTCACGTACTCGGATTTGCTGGTGGTCAACAAGACCGATCTGGCCCCGCTGGTGGGCGCCGATCTGCAGGTGATGACCCGCGACGCCGACGCGGTGCGCGGCGGGCGCCCGACCGTGCTGCAATCGCTGACCCAGGACCCGGCCGCCACCGAGGTGGTGGGGTGGGTTCGCGCCCAACTGGTCAGCTGATGGACGCCCATGCTGTCTAGGGTCGTGCTGGTCGCCTCGCGAAACCGCTTGCCGCGCATCCACTGCCGCGGCGGCCTCACGGCCCGCTGCACCGCGCCCCACACCGCGCACCTGGTATCCGCGGCGGCCATCCCGCTGGGCGGCGACACCATCGACATACGGGTGATCGTCGAACGGGGCGCGCTGCTTCGGCTGCGCAGCGCGGCCGCCACCGTGGCCCTGCCCGGCACGCGCAGCCGCACCTCGCACGCCCGCTGGGAAATCGACGTCACCGGGACCCTGGATGTGGACCTGGAGCCGACCGTCGTCGCCGCCGCCGCCCGGCATCTGTCCCGGGTGGCCTTGCGGCTGCATGGCGACGGCCGGGTCCGCTTCCGGGAGCGGGTCCAGATCGGCAGATGCGATGAGCGCGAGGGGTTCTGGTCAGGATCGCTACACGCCGACCGGAACGACCGTCCGTTGCTGCGGCACCGAGTGGAATTGGGCGCCGAATCATCGGCCGACGACATCCTTGCGGCGCCACGCGCTACAATCAGCGAGTTGCGCTATCCTGCAACGGCATTCACCGACGCTATCGACGCCGGATCGACGATACTAGCGTTGGCCGACGGGGGAACGCTGAGTACCTGGCAGGCTGACCGGTTGACTGGCTAACTGGCCACCCGCGCGCCGACCGCCGACCCCTGCGCCTCGGCCGCCAATTCGGCCAGCTGTTCGAGCCGCGTTCGGGCAAACGCCTGCTGGTCGGTGATGGTCAGCTGACCGCGCCGGGTGCTCAGGAAGGTCACCGTCCAGGACAGCAACGTGGTGATCTTGGTCTTGAACCCGATCAGGTACACCAGGTGCAGCACCAGCCATATCAGCCAGGCGATGAACCCGCTGAACTCGAGCGGACCGATCTTCGCCACCGCCGAGAACCTCGATACCGTGGCCATAGAACCCTTGTCGAAGTATTGGAACGGTTCGCGCTCGGTGTGGTCGGCCCCGGCGAGTTCGGCCCTGATCGTATTGGCGACGTACTTGGCGCCTTGAATAGCGCCCTGCGCCACCCCCGGCACGCCCTCGACGGCGGCCATATCACCGACGACGAACACGTTCGGGTGCCCGGGGATGGACAGGTCGGGCAGCACCTTGACCCGGCCGGCCCGGTCAAGTTCGACCGTTGACTGCTCGGCGAGATCTCGGCCGAGCCGGCTGGCCTGGACCCCGGCGGACCAGACCTTGCAGGCCGATTCGATGCGCCGGACGGCGCCGTCGGAGTCCTCGACCGTGACGCCGTTGCGGTCCACATCGGTGACCATCGCGCCCAGCTGGATCTCCACGCCCATCTTCTTCAACCGGGCGGCGGCCCTCTCGCCGAGCTTTTCGCCCATCGGCGGCAGCACCGCGGGCGCGGCGTCGAGCAGGATCACCCGCGCCTTGGTGGAGTCGATGTGCCGGAAAGCGCCCTTCAGGGTGTGGTCGGCCAATTCGGCGATCTGCCCGGCCATTTCGACGCCGGTGGGGCCGGCGCCGATGACGGTGAACGTCAGCAGCTTGGCCCGTCGTTCCGGGTCGCTGGACCGCTCGGCCTGCTCGAAGGCGCTCAGGATCCGTCCGCGCAGCTCCAGGGCGTCGTCGATCGATTTCATGCCGGGGGCGAATTCGGCGAAATGGTCGTTGCCGAAGTACGACTGGCCGGCGCCGGCGGCGACGATCAGGCTGTCGTAGGGGGTTTCGTAGGTGTGACCGAGCAACTCCGAGACGACGCATTGGTTTGCCAGGTCGATGTGGGTGACGTTGCCCAGCAGCACCTGGACATTGTGCTGCTTGCGCAGGACGACGCGGGTCGGGGGAGCGATTTCACCCTCGGAGATGATCCCGGTGGCGACCTGGTACAGCAACGGCTGGAACAGGTGATGCGTGGTCCGTGCGATCAGCTTGATGTCGACGTCGGCTCGCTTGAGCTTCTTTGCCGCGTTGAGTCCCCCGAACCCCGATCCGATGATGACGACCTGATGTCGACGACCTGGTTGGGCCGTGTCTTCGGGGTGGGGACTCACGCCTGTCAAGGGTAGCCAAGCCCGACTCCTGATACCCAAGCGCGAGCGTGTGTGATCAGCCACACCGGCCCCCGACGCTTGGCTACAGACCGAGCAGCGGGCGCAGTGCCTCGCCGGCGGTGGTGATGACTCCGGGGCTATACCCGTGCGGGGACAAGTTGATGATCACCCCAGCGACGCCGGCGTCGAGGACCTTGGTTTGGACTTGGTCGGCAACCTGCGCCGGGCTGCCCACCACCATGCGTCCGCTCACCCGCTCGGGAAGCTGATCGGGGTTGACGTTCTCGTCGATCATCACCGTCAGCATCAAACTGGTCTCCAGCGTCGAGGGGTCCCGGCCGGCCTCGTCGCACCGGGCGGCGAGCGCCTCCACCTTCCGCGGCAGCTCGTCGAGCGACGCGACGATGTTGAGATGGTCCGCGCTGCGCGCGGCGATCGCGAAGGTCTTCTTCTCACCACCGCCGCCGATCAGTATCGGGATGCGGTCGCGATAGCGCGGCTCGGCTATCGCCGACTCGGTGGTGTACCAGTGACCGGAAAACGTGGGCCGCTCACCTTTGATCATCGGCTCGAGGATCTTGAGCGCCTCTTCGAGCCGGTTGAACCGGTCGGTGAAACTGCCGAACTCGAACCCGAGCTGGCGGTGTTCGAGCTCGTACCAGCCGGCACCGATACCGAGGATCGCCCGGCCCGCGCTCACCACGTCAAGCGTGGTGACGATCTTGCCCAGCAGGGCCGGGTTGCGGTAGGTGTTGCCGGTCACCAACGCGCCCAGCTGCAGACGTTCGGTGGCGGTGGCCAGCGCGCCGAGGGCCGTGTACGCCTCCAGCATCGGATCCTCGGGCGGACCCAGCATGGGCAGTTGATAGAAGTGGTCCATCACGAAAAGCGCGTCGTAGCCTGCTGCCTCCGCCTCACGCGCCTGGGCGAGGACCGACGGGAAAAGCCTTTCCACACCGGTGCCGTAGGAAAACTTGGGGATTTGTAATCCAAGCCTGATCGCCACGGTACCTACCGTAGCGATCGGCTCCGAAGCCGAAAGAGGCTCAGGCGAAGTGGGTCAGCGCGCCGTGGCTGACGTGCAGCGTCTGGCCGGTGATGTGACGAGCCGCCGGTGTGGTGAGAAACAGCGCCAGCCTTGCCATCTCGGACGCGACGGGCGGGGGCGTGCGCGACAGGCCTTCGTAGCCGGCCTGGGCGCTGCGCCCACACGCGACGGCATTGACCGTGATTCCGCGAGTGCCGAAAAATTCCGCCTGGCCCTGGATCCAATTCGACAGGGCGGCTTTGATTGCCGCGTCGACGCTCCCGGCGGGCGGGTTCTCCGTCACCACGCTGACGATGGAGCCTCCGGAGCGCAGGTGATCGCCCACCGCCTGCACGGTCAGCACAGTGGAAAGCACCGTCGCGTCGAGGGCGCTGCGCCACGCGTTGGCAACATCCGCCAGCGAATAGGCGCGGGGGTCGCCGGCGTCGAACCTCGGTGCCGGCACGTTGACGATGGTGTCCAGGTGACGGGGGAACAACCCGTGGACCTCGCCGATGCTGGCCGGGTCGGTGGTGTCGCAGACGATCGCGTCCACGTCGAGCTCCTTGGCGACGACCTCGAGGTCGCCACGGCGTGCCCCGACGAGGATCACTTTGTGACCGTCGTCGCGAAAGCCCTCGGCTACCACGCGCCCCAGATCGGTGTCGCCCCCGGTGACCAGCACCTCCACAGCCATGACCTCCTCGTGTTCACCGTTGAACCCAGACCCTGGCGATTCACCACCGCATGTGCCCCGCACGGCGCGGCTAACGTGATTCCGATGGTGGGCGCACCACGGGATCTCGGAACCGCAATGCCTGGGATCTCAGCGTGTGTTATGGCGTCGATCCCCGTTGATGTTACTGGACAGTAGCTATCAGGCGAAATTCCACGCCGACGCGGCGCGCACAATTTTCGTAACTATTCAGCCGCCCCGCTCTCGCGTTGACGGGCGCCGTCCTTTCGAGGCTAAGGTTTCAGCCATGCGTCGGATCGGGGTGCTGGCCGGTTTGCTGTCCACGACGGTGGTCGCGGGCCTGGTGGCGTGCGGTTCGAACTCGCAGCCGTCGCGGTCCGCCCGGCCGATCGTGGTGTTCGCGGCCGCCTCGTTGAGGCAGGCGTTCACCAAGATCAGTGAGCTCTTCGCGACCGAAAACTCGGGCGCCAGGATCGATTTCGACTTCGCGGGTTCCTCGGAGCTGGCGATGCAGCTGACCCAGGGCGCCACCGCCGACGTCTTCGCCTCAGCAGACACCGCACACATGGACACGGTCGCCAAGGCCGGGTTGCTGGCCGGTAATCCGACCAACTTCGCCGCCAACACGCTGGTCATCGTCACCGCGCCGGACAATCCGAAGAACGTCGCATCCTTCGCGGACCTGGGCAAGCCGGGGCTTGCCGTGGTGGTCTGCCAGCGGCCGGTGCCCTGCGGATCGGCAGCCCGGCGCATCGAAGACACCACCGGAGTGCGGCTCAACCCGGTCAGCGAGGAACCCAATGTGGCCGATGTCCTCAACAAGGTCACGACCGGACAGGCCGACGCCGCGCTGGTCTATGTCACCGACGCGCTCAGCGCCGGCAACAAAGTGGTGACCGTCGAGTTTCCCGAGGCCGCCCGCGCGGTGAACGCCTACCCCATCGCGGTGCTGCAGAAGGCGCCGCAGCCAACGTCGGCGAAGAAGTTCGTGGCCATGGTGACTTCTGAGGCAGGTCAGCAGATCCTGGCTCAATCGGGCTTCGCCAAGCCCTGACGACCACCCGTGCACCGGCCTACGAATCCGCCCCGCTGGGTTTATCTCCCCGCCGCCGTGGGGACCATCTTCGTGGTGCTGCCGCTGGTGGCGATCGCGGTCAAGGTCGACTGGCCGCATTTTTGGTCGCTGGTCACCAGTCCGTCGTCGAAGACGGCGCTGCTGCTGAGCCTGAAGACCGCCGCCGCGAGCACGGGCCTGTGTGTGCTGCTGGGGGTTCCGATGGCGCTGGTGTTGGCCCGCGGCCGCACGCGGCTGGTGCGGCCACTGCGCCCGCTGATCCTGCTGCCCCTGGTGTTGCCGCCGGTGGTCGGCGGCGTGGCATTGCTCTACGCATTCGGCCGGCTCGGATTGATCGGCCATTACCTCGCGGCCGCCGGTGTCAGCGTCGCGTTCAGCACGACCGCGGTGGTGTTGGCACAAACCTTCGTCTCGTTGCCGTTCTTGGTGATTTCTCTCGAGGGCGCCGCTCGCAGCGCGGGTGCCGACTACGAGGTGGTGGCGGCGACGCTCGGGGCCCGGCCCACCACGGTCTGGTGGCGGGTCACCCTGCCGTTGCTACTACCGGGCATGTTGTCCGGGGCGGTGCTGGCGTTCGCGCGCTCGCTCGGTGAGTTCGGCGCGACGTTGACGTTTGCCGGCTCCCGGCAAGGGGTCACCCGCACCCTGCCATTGGAGATCTACCTGCAACGAGTGAGCGACCCCGACGCGGCGGTGGCGTTGTCGATCCTGCTGGTGGCGGTGGCGGCACTGGTGGTGCTGGGCCTGGGCGCTCGCCGGTTGACCGGGACGGACATCAGGTAGCCGGCGATGAGCGAGTTGCAG
This is a stretch of genomic DNA from Mycobacterium lacus. It encodes these proteins:
- the ureG gene encoding urease accessory protein UreG → MHDHPHPHHDRPKRVRQPGEPLRVGVGGPVGSGKTALVAALCRQLRDELSLAVLTNDIYTTEDADFLRKHAVLPDDRIAAVQTGGCPHTAIRDDITANLDAIDDLIAAHDRLDLILVESGGDNLTATFSSGLVDVQIFVIDVAGGDKVPRKGGPGVTYSDLLVVNKTDLAPLVGADLQVMTRDADAVRGGRPTVLQSLTQDPAATEVVGWVRAQLVS
- a CDS encoding urease accessory protein UreD; this translates as MLSRVVLVASRNRLPRIHCRGGLTARCTAPHTAHLVSAAAIPLGGDTIDIRVIVERGALLRLRSAAATVALPGTRSRTSHARWEIDVTGTLDVDLEPTVVAAAARHLSRVALRLHGDGRVRFRERVQIGRCDEREGFWSGSLHADRNDRPLLRHRVELGAESSADDILAAPRATISELRYPATAFTDAIDAGSTILALADGGTLSTWQADRLTG
- a CDS encoding NAD(P)/FAD-dependent oxidoreductase — translated: MSPHPEDTAQPGRRHQVVIIGSGFGGLNAAKKLKRADVDIKLIARTTHHLFQPLLYQVATGIISEGEIAPPTRVVLRKQHNVQVLLGNVTHIDLANQCVVSELLGHTYETPYDSLIVAAGAGQSYFGNDHFAEFAPGMKSIDDALELRGRILSAFEQAERSSDPERRAKLLTFTVIGAGPTGVEMAGQIAELADHTLKGAFRHIDSTKARVILLDAAPAVLPPMGEKLGERAAARLKKMGVEIQLGAMVTDVDRNGVTVEDSDGAVRRIESACKVWSAGVQASRLGRDLAEQSTVELDRAGRVKVLPDLSIPGHPNVFVVGDMAAVEGVPGVAQGAIQGAKYVANTIRAELAGADHTEREPFQYFDKGSMATVSRFSAVAKIGPLEFSGFIAWLIWLVLHLVYLIGFKTKITTLLSWTVTFLSTRRGQLTITDQQAFARTRLEQLAELAAEAQGSAVGARVAS
- a CDS encoding LLM class F420-dependent oxidoreductase; the encoded protein is MAIRLGLQIPKFSYGTGVERLFPSVLAQAREAEAAGYDALFVMDHFYQLPMLGPPEDPMLEAYTALGALATATERLQLGALVTGNTYRNPALLGKIVTTLDVVSAGRAILGIGAGWYELEHRQLGFEFGSFTDRFNRLEEALKILEPMIKGERPTFSGHWYTTESAIAEPRYRDRIPILIGGGGEKKTFAIAARSADHLNIVASLDELPRKVEALAARCDEAGRDPSTLETSLMLTVMIDENVNPDQLPERVSGRMVVGSPAQVADQVQTKVLDAGVAGVIINLSPHGYSPGVITTAGEALRPLLGL
- a CDS encoding SDR family oxidoreductase, which translates into the protein MAVEVLVTGGDTDLGRVVAEGFRDDGHKVILVGARRGDLEVVAKELDVDAIVCDTTDPASIGEVHGLFPRHLDTIVNVPAPRFDAGDPRAYSLADVANAWRSALDATVLSTVLTVQAVGDHLRSGGSIVSVVTENPPAGSVDAAIKAALSNWIQGQAEFFGTRGITVNAVACGRSAQAGYEGLSRTPPPVASEMARLALFLTTPAARHITGQTLHVSHGALTHFA
- the modA gene encoding molybdate ABC transporter substrate-binding protein, which produces MRRIGVLAGLLSTTVVAGLVACGSNSQPSRSARPIVVFAAASLRQAFTKISELFATENSGARIDFDFAGSSELAMQLTQGATADVFASADTAHMDTVAKAGLLAGNPTNFAANTLVIVTAPDNPKNVASFADLGKPGLAVVVCQRPVPCGSAARRIEDTTGVRLNPVSEEPNVADVLNKVTTGQADAALVYVTDALSAGNKVVTVEFPEAARAVNAYPIAVLQKAPQPTSAKKFVAMVTSEAGQQILAQSGFAKP
- a CDS encoding ABC transporter permease, translating into MHRPTNPPRWVYLPAAVGTIFVVLPLVAIAVKVDWPHFWSLVTSPSSKTALLLSLKTAAASTGLCVLLGVPMALVLARGRTRLVRPLRPLILLPLVLPPVVGGVALLYAFGRLGLIGHYLAAAGVSVAFSTTAVVLAQTFVSLPFLVISLEGAARSAGADYEVVAATLGARPTTVWWRVTLPLLLPGMLSGAVLAFARSLGEFGATLTFAGSRQGVTRTLPLEIYLQRVSDPDAAVALSILLVAVAALVVLGLGARRLTGTDIR